In Antechinus flavipes isolate AdamAnt ecotype Samford, QLD, Australia chromosome 3, AdamAnt_v2, whole genome shotgun sequence, a genomic segment contains:
- the LOC127557482 gene encoding olfactory receptor 52Z1P-like translates to MDNFNYTFHPDVIILKAIPGLEKIQFWISIPFCTMYVVALGGNSLLIILIWMEHSLHEPMYFFLAMLAMTDFLLCNTIMPKMLALFWFQAESISFQACITQMFFVIFIFVMESTILLAMAFDRYVAICFPLRYTMILTPSVIKKIAGFSVARGLVLTSPFVFLVERLPFCGNNIITDTYCELTKISRLACADITANNIYTLVMSFLSTGLDVFLISISYMFILRAVFRLPSRNAQLKALGTCTSHVCVILMFYLPAYLTVLTSQLGCGILLANLHVVVPPALNPIIYGVKTKQIRDIVIIRLSRLGLWCGGEGVQEDQTN, encoded by the coding sequence atggataatttcaattacactTTCCACCCAGATGTCATCATTTTGAAGGCCATCCCAGGCCTAGAGAAAATACAGTTTTGGATCTCCATCCCCTTCTGCACTATGTATGTGGTGGCCCTTGGAGGTAACTCCCTGCTGATCATACTTATCTGGATGGAGCACAGTTTACATGAACCCATGTATTTCTTCTTGGCTATGTTGGCTATGACAGACTTCTTGCTCTGCAACACCATCATGCCAAAGATGCTGGCTCTCTTCTGGTTCCAGGCTGAGTCCATTTCTTTTCAGGCCTGCATCACCCAGatgttttttgtcattttcatctttgtcatGGAGTCAACAATTCTTTTGGCCATGGCATTTGACCGCTATGTGGCCATTTGCTTCCCATTGAGATATACCATGATCCTAACCCCATCTGTGATCAAGAAAATAGCAGGATTTTCTGTGGCCAGAGGTTTGGTCCTCACTTCCCCTTTTGTCTTTCTAGTTGAGCGCTTGCCATTCTGTGGGAACAATATCATTACTGATACATATTGTGAACTAACTAAGATTTCCAGACTGGCCTGTGCAGATATAACTGCCAATAATATCTATACTCTGGTAATGTCATTCTTGTCCACAGGTTTGGATGTGtttctcatttccatttcctACATGTTTATTCTTCGAGCTGTCTTCCGATTGCCATCCCGTAATGCCCAATTGAAGGCTCTCGGTACTTGTACCTCTCATGTTTGTGTCATCCTCATGTTCTACCTTCCGGCCTACTTAACAGTGCTGACCAGCCAACTGGGATGCGGAATCCTGCTGGCCAATCTCCATGTAGTTGTGCCCCCTGCATTGAACCCCATCATATATGGTGTCAAAACCAAGCAGATCCGGGATATTGTTATAATTAGGCTCTCCCGACTGGGCCTGTGGTGTGGTGGGGAAGGAGTTCAGGAAGACCAGACAAATTAA